The following are encoded in a window of Flavobacterium cupriresistens genomic DNA:
- a CDS encoding M57 family metalloprotease: MKKIKTILALSFIALTLFSCNKEDETKQANQESLKVTPEVLKKISALALNNTDVQAIKNTKLDGTTEDAFLVEGDIVITQDQLNKMDIHGGITTEQYRTTNLVSAPRTIKVVGLSGTGATALTTNMRAGLQAAINRYNNLGLSINFTLTFSSSTSGANIVVRRQVGGAGGVAGFPSGGAPFNSVTLYSGLESYSTNVNAHVAAHEIGHCIGLRHTDYFSRQSCGQNSNEGTAGVGAIHIPGTPTGYDSTSYMRACFGSNETGAFNSNDVTALNYLY, encoded by the coding sequence ATGAAAAAAATAAAAACAATTTTAGCCTTATCGTTTATAGCGTTAACGCTGTTCTCTTGTAACAAAGAAGATGAGACAAAACAAGCCAATCAAGAATCTCTTAAAGTAACACCAGAAGTGTTGAAAAAAATTAGTGCACTTGCATTAAACAATACAGATGTTCAAGCGATTAAGAATACGAAGTTAGATGGTACAACTGAAGATGCATTCTTGGTCGAAGGAGATATTGTTATAACACAAGATCAATTAAACAAAATGGATATTCACGGTGGTATTACAACAGAACAATACCGCACGACCAATTTAGTATCTGCTCCAAGAACTATTAAAGTTGTTGGATTGTCGGGAACAGGCGCAACTGCTCTGACTACAAACATGCGCGCTGGATTACAAGCGGCTATAAACAGATACAATAATTTAGGATTGTCTATTAACTTTACACTAACTTTTAGCTCAAGTACTTCCGGTGCAAACATTGTTGTAAGAAGACAAGTTGGAGGTGCCGGTGGAGTAGCTGGTTTCCCTTCAGGAGGAGCACCTTTTAATTCTGTTACTTTATATTCAGGATTAGAAAGTTATTCAACAAATGTTAATGCACACGTAGCTGCACACGAAATTGGTCACTGTATTGGTTTACGTCATACGGACTATTTTAGCCGTCAAAGCTGTGGACAGAATTCAAATGAAGGAACAGCTGGTGTTGGAGCAATTCATATTCCGGGAACTCCTACAGGATATGATTCAACTTCTTATATGAGAGCTTGTTTCGGTTCAAATGAGACCGGAGCTTTCAATAGTAACGACGTTACAGCTCTGAATTATTTATATTAA
- a CDS encoding DMT family transporter, translating to MQKIKYNKSQGWFNGFIGVVLFSGSLPATRIAVLEFNPIFLTTARATIAGILALVVLLFFKAKIPTKKQILPLAIIAVGVVVGFPLLAALALQHITSAHSLVFIGLLPIATAVFGIIRGGERPLPIFWLFSIMGSLLVVGFAAAQGLTTSLLGDLLMVAAIILCALGYAEGAKLTKALGGWQVISWALLLSLPVMVPLLFFYIPSSYEGISGSAWLSLGYVSVFSMFVGFVFWYRGLAQGGTATVGQLQLLQPFLGLTLAASLLNEKVSMSMLGVTLGVILCVAGTKKFVK from the coding sequence ATGCAAAAAATAAAATATAATAAATCGCAAGGATGGTTTAACGGTTTCATCGGTGTAGTATTGTTTAGCGGATCGTTACCGGCAACAAGAATAGCGGTTTTGGAATTTAATCCAATATTCTTAACAACTGCGAGAGCTACAATTGCGGGAATATTGGCTCTAGTTGTTTTGTTATTTTTTAAGGCAAAAATACCAACGAAGAAACAAATTTTACCCCTAGCTATTATTGCCGTTGGTGTTGTGGTAGGGTTTCCTTTATTGGCTGCATTGGCGTTACAACATATTACTTCAGCGCATTCATTGGTTTTTATAGGGCTACTGCCTATTGCAACAGCTGTTTTTGGTATTATTCGTGGCGGTGAACGTCCACTGCCTATATTCTGGCTTTTCTCCATCATGGGCAGTTTACTTGTTGTAGGTTTTGCAGCAGCTCAGGGACTTACAACTTCTCTTTTAGGTGATTTGCTTATGGTTGCCGCTATTATTCTTTGTGCATTGGGGTATGCAGAGGGAGCTAAACTCACAAAAGCACTAGGGGGGTGGCAGGTAATATCCTGGGCATTATTACTTTCATTACCCGTTATGGTGCCGTTACTGTTTTTCTATATACCGTCATCTTATGAGGGGATTAGCGGGAGTGCCTGGTTAAGTCTGGGGTACGTATCGGTATTTAGTATGTTTGTTGGCTTCGTTTTTTGGTATCGCGGTTTGGCTCAGGGAGGTACCGCAACGGTAGGGCAATTGCAGTTATTACAACCTTTTTTGGGTCTGACATTGGCCGCTTCATTGCTTAACGAAAAAGTAAGCATGAGTATGCTGGGAGTTACGCTGGGTGTAATCTTGTGTGTTGCAGGCACCAAGAAATTTGTAAAATAA
- a CDS encoding helix-turn-helix domain-containing protein, whose translation MVSNQKTISLVQELNNKIGIDIKQSKLQSINTTSSSVNPSYGCGKMYTFETNGIFLHIIDIKLNKCVDIEFNCSMNSLLATYIVNGYCLFRSKNNKTETLYRPFMQYLQMTNDSNAIAKFGKEESIYIVQIVFSEEYMKKYNPVFLYNNAQTIFNNTIPQEIIRSIIELGTITKKKLCFHLYIESKCISLLSSLIESFTRDESTTQNQNLYLKYVYDIKKYIDKNLHLNHTLDELNKSTGISNFILNKEFSRFTGKSVAKYIKSKKMILAKDLVTKTSLPVYEIADRIGYKNATHFSNAFKKHFNTCPKDYQD comes from the coding sequence ATGGTCTCTAATCAGAAAACTATCTCACTAGTACAAGAATTAAACAATAAAATAGGGATTGATATAAAACAATCTAAATTACAGTCGATAAACACAACATCATCGTCTGTAAATCCATCTTATGGATGTGGGAAAATGTACACTTTTGAAACCAATGGCATTTTTCTGCACATTATAGATATTAAATTAAACAAATGTGTAGATATCGAATTCAACTGTAGTATGAATTCTCTTCTAGCTACTTATATTGTAAATGGTTACTGTTTGTTTAGGTCTAAAAACAATAAAACAGAAACCTTGTACAGACCTTTTATGCAATATCTTCAAATGACAAATGATTCTAATGCAATTGCTAAATTTGGAAAAGAAGAGTCTATTTATATCGTACAAATCGTCTTTTCGGAAGAATATATGAAAAAGTACAATCCTGTTTTCTTATACAATAATGCACAAACTATATTTAATAATACGATCCCGCAAGAAATTATAAGGTCGATTATTGAATTAGGAACGATCACCAAAAAAAAGCTATGTTTCCATCTGTACATTGAATCAAAGTGTATTTCTTTATTGTCGAGTTTAATTGAAAGTTTTACAAGAGATGAATCGACCACACAAAACCAAAACCTCTATCTAAAATATGTCTACGATATTAAAAAATACATCGACAAAAACTTACATCTCAATCATACTTTAGATGAATTAAACAAAAGCACCGGAATTAGTAATTTCATTTTAAACAAAGAATTTTCAAGATTTACGGGAAAATCGGTAGCGAAATACATCAAATCAAAAAAAATGATTCTGGCCAAAGATCTTGTCACTAAAACTTCTTTGCCGGTTTATGAAATCGCAGATCGGATTGGGTATAAAAATGCTACTCATTTCTCCAATGCCTTTAAAAAACATTTTAACACTTGCCCTAAAGATTATCAGGACTAA
- a CDS encoding 6-pyruvoyl trahydropterin synthase family protein, with protein MKTTICREAYFNACHRMHNPNWSDQKNKETFGICNNANYHGHNFRLIVKITGEINPETGYVMDMKVLGTIIKNEIEDRFDHKNLNLDCLEFVNKIASTENFAWIIFGILKSKLPKDIKLKIILFETDKNSVEVEE; from the coding sequence ATGAAAACTACCATTTGCAGAGAAGCATATTTTAATGCCTGCCATAGAATGCACAATCCCAATTGGTCTGACCAAAAAAACAAAGAAACATTTGGAATATGTAATAATGCCAATTATCACGGGCATAACTTTAGGCTTATTGTAAAAATAACAGGAGAAATTAATCCCGAAACGGGTTATGTTATGGATATGAAAGTCTTGGGAACTATTATTAAAAACGAAATCGAAGACCGTTTTGATCATAAAAATCTCAATCTTGATTGTCTGGAATTTGTAAACAAAATAGCCTCTACCGAAAATTTTGCCTGGATTATTTTCGGAATTCTAAAATCAAAATTACCAAAAGACATTAAACTTAAAATCATTCTTTTTGAAACAGACAAAAACAGTGTCGAAGTTGAAGAATAA
- a CDS encoding PLP-dependent aminotransferase family protein has product MKEDFLYNRIAQNIANKIKTGVLKTGEKLPSVRILSKEHGISINTSKKVFLELESQSLIQSKPQSGYFVSPLHYLKLPLPETSKPSLVADNREPNELIDRVYSNMGNHELTLFSIGVPSGNLLPLAKLKKEIVLATRSLKDGGTEYESLLGNLKLRRMIAVRSLAWGGALKETDLITTNGCMNSIALCLMALTKPGDTIALESPCYPGILQLAVSMGLKVLEVATHPVSGIDIDAFEQLLPEINICLLVPNFNTPLGYCMSDENKKRIVTLLEKYNIPLIEDDTYGDLYFGTERPKCCKSFDTTGNVLWCSSVSKTLAPGYRAGWVAPGKYKDQIIKLKLIHSISSSAIIHEAVGNFLMTGRHDNHLRRLRKTLQQNYQHYALAIVEYFPLGTKISRPQGGLTLWIEFPVEIDTTELYNHALKNKISIAPGRMFSLQNQFQNCMRLCMGLPWTEDLKLKLKQLGNLAKMI; this is encoded by the coding sequence ATGAAAGAAGATTTTTTATATAACCGGATCGCTCAAAATATTGCCAACAAAATTAAGACCGGAGTTTTGAAGACCGGTGAAAAATTACCGTCGGTTAGAATACTTAGTAAAGAGCATGGAATAAGTATTAATACTTCCAAAAAAGTTTTTCTCGAATTAGAATCTCAGTCGTTAATACAGTCGAAACCTCAGTCGGGCTATTTTGTAAGTCCGTTACATTATTTAAAATTGCCATTGCCTGAAACAAGTAAACCTAGTCTTGTTGCTGATAATAGAGAGCCTAATGAACTTATTGATCGTGTTTACTCGAATATGGGCAACCATGAATTAACTCTTTTTTCAATCGGCGTACCTTCTGGCAATCTTCTACCTTTGGCGAAATTGAAAAAAGAAATTGTACTCGCAACAAGGTCATTAAAAGATGGCGGAACCGAATATGAATCTTTGTTGGGCAATCTAAAACTGAGAAGAATGATTGCTGTCCGCTCACTGGCTTGGGGCGGAGCATTAAAAGAAACGGATTTAATAACCACCAACGGCTGTATGAATTCGATAGCTTTATGTCTGATGGCACTGACTAAACCGGGTGATACCATCGCATTAGAAAGTCCTTGTTACCCTGGCATATTGCAGCTTGCGGTGAGTATGGGTTTGAAAGTATTAGAAGTTGCAACACATCCTGTTTCGGGAATAGATATTGATGCATTTGAACAGTTATTACCTGAAATAAACATTTGCTTGCTGGTTCCAAATTTTAATACTCCTTTGGGGTATTGTATGTCTGATGAGAACAAAAAAAGAATCGTAACCCTTCTTGAAAAATATAACATTCCGCTTATTGAAGACGATACTTACGGTGACCTTTATTTTGGTACTGAAAGACCTAAATGTTGCAAATCTTTTGATACAACCGGTAATGTTTTATGGTGTAGTTCTGTTTCTAAAACCCTGGCACCCGGTTATCGTGCCGGTTGGGTTGCACCGGGTAAATACAAAGACCAAATAATAAAATTAAAACTTATACACTCTATATCCTCCTCCGCTATAATTCACGAAGCGGTTGGAAATTTTTTAATGACAGGCAGGCATGATAATCATCTTCGTCGTTTGCGAAAGACTTTACAGCAAAATTACCAACATTATGCGCTTGCCATCGTTGAGTATTTTCCCTTAGGAACAAAGATAAGCAGGCCACAAGGCGGTCTTACCTTATGGATTGAATTTCCGGTAGAAATTGACACCACAGAACTTTATAATCATGCCTTAAAGAATAAAATAAGTATTGCACCGGGAAGGATGTTTTCTTTACAAAATCAATTTCAAAATTGTATGCGGCTTTGTATGGGGTTGCCGTGGACTGAAGATTTGAAATTAAAATTAAAACAACTTGGAAATTTAGCCAAAATGATATAA
- the thrS gene encoding threonine--tRNA ligase codes for MIKIFLPSNTEKTFDKESVDLLDVAQSIGNSLAKEVLAASVDGKVIDINTSIENNSKVTLLTWNDDEGKNAFWHTSAHLLGAALLELYTGIQLGTGPAIENGFYYDVDFGKHKFTDANFTAVENKMLELAQKKSGNILRKVSKAQAADFFTQNFNSYKLEMIDDLPDGNITFYETGDFTDLCAGPHIPNTSFIKAVKLTAIAGAYWRANEKNKMLTRVYGIAFPKKAELDQYLEGIEKAKQRDHRKLGKELELFYFDEQVGMGLPLWAPKGEALRQNLIGFLKKIQMRAGYQHVASPHIGKKELYITSGHYAKYGQDAFQPIKTPAENEEFFLKPMNCPHHCKIYATKPRSYKEMPIKYAEFGTVYRYEQSGELHGLTRVRGFTQDDAHIYCRPDQLKDEFLKVVDLVNLVYGKLGFTDFHTQISLRDTTNKEKYLGTDQMWSLAENAIIEATQERGMKSTTKEGEAAFYGPKLDFMVRDAIGRKWQIGTIQVDYMMPENFDLTYTGTDNALHRPVMIHRALFGSMERFIALLIEHTGGNFPLWLAPTKVIVLSIAAKYIPYCLAIADQINEEFDQQIEVDQRDEKIGRKIRDAETQKIPYMLIVGEKESEENKVSVRVHGQGDTGAVLVSEFIENFRKELKII; via the coding sequence ATGATTAAAATATTCTTACCCTCAAACACAGAAAAAACATTTGACAAAGAATCGGTTGACCTGCTTGATGTTGCACAATCTATTGGTAATTCATTAGCAAAAGAAGTTTTAGCAGCAAGCGTAGATGGAAAAGTTATAGACATAAACACCAGCATTGAAAATAATTCGAAAGTCACTTTGCTGACCTGGAACGATGATGAAGGCAAAAATGCCTTTTGGCACACCTCGGCTCATTTGCTTGGAGCGGCACTGTTGGAATTATACACGGGCATTCAGCTTGGAACAGGACCAGCGATAGAAAACGGATTTTATTATGATGTTGATTTTGGCAAGCACAAGTTTACCGATGCTAATTTTACAGCAGTTGAAAACAAAATGCTGGAACTGGCTCAAAAAAAATCAGGTAACATTCTAAGAAAAGTTTCAAAAGCACAAGCTGCTGACTTCTTTACACAAAATTTCAATTCCTATAAGTTAGAGATGATCGATGATCTGCCCGACGGGAATATTACATTTTATGAGACAGGAGATTTTACAGACTTGTGTGCAGGACCTCACATCCCCAATACTTCATTTATCAAAGCCGTAAAACTTACCGCAATTGCCGGAGCGTATTGGCGTGCCAACGAAAAAAATAAAATGCTGACACGTGTTTACGGAATTGCATTTCCCAAAAAAGCAGAACTCGACCAGTATCTTGAGGGAATAGAAAAAGCAAAACAACGGGACCACCGAAAACTCGGAAAAGAATTAGAGCTTTTTTATTTTGATGAACAAGTTGGAATGGGCCTGCCGCTTTGGGCTCCAAAAGGAGAAGCGCTGCGACAAAATTTAATTGGTTTTTTAAAAAAAATACAAATGCGCGCCGGTTATCAGCACGTGGCAAGTCCGCATATTGGTAAAAAAGAACTTTATATTACTTCAGGACATTATGCCAAATACGGGCAGGATGCTTTTCAGCCTATAAAAACGCCAGCCGAGAATGAGGAATTCTTTCTCAAACCCATGAACTGCCCGCATCATTGCAAAATATATGCAACAAAACCCAGAAGTTATAAAGAAATGCCCATTAAATATGCCGAGTTTGGTACGGTCTATCGGTATGAACAAAGCGGGGAACTGCACGGACTTACCCGTGTACGTGGGTTTACGCAGGATGATGCCCATATTTATTGCAGACCCGACCAGCTTAAAGACGAATTTTTAAAGGTAGTTGATTTAGTGAACCTGGTTTACGGAAAATTAGGCTTTACCGATTTTCATACCCAAATTTCACTGCGGGATACCACAAATAAAGAAAAATATTTAGGTACAGACCAAATGTGGAGCCTGGCAGAAAATGCCATTATAGAAGCTACCCAGGAACGTGGAATGAAAAGCACGACAAAAGAGGGTGAAGCCGCTTTTTATGGGCCAAAACTCGATTTTATGGTCCGCGATGCCATTGGAAGAAAATGGCAGATTGGTACCATTCAGGTAGATTATATGATGCCTGAAAATTTTGATCTGACTTACACAGGAACAGATAATGCCCTACACAGGCCCGTAATGATCCACAGGGCATTGTTTGGTTCAATGGAGCGTTTTATTGCCCTTTTAATCGAACATACCGGTGGCAATTTCCCTCTGTGGCTGGCCCCTACAAAAGTTATTGTACTGTCTATTGCCGCAAAATATATTCCGTATTGCCTGGCAATAGCTGATCAGATCAATGAAGAATTCGATCAGCAGATCGAGGTTGATCAAAGGGATGAGAAAATAGGACGCAAAATCAGGGATGCCGAAACCCAAAAAATCCCTTATATGCTTATTGTGGGTGAAAAAGAAAGCGAGGAAAACAAAGTTTCGGTTCGCGTTCATGGCCAGGGTGATACAGGAGCGGTATTGGTTTCAGAATTTATTGAAAATTTTAGAAAAGAACTCAAAATAATCTAA
- a CDS encoding HmuY family protein — translation MIRKVFLKLIIAQALILGSCSSDETEEKIIETPKGQVETYTVTNLLSNSGSDSYTDIADPIYYNLDENKVVDKALVQTSQWDIELSGAFNTSIKANNKLDKKSSGYQGAGTSQIFLYKSAKIEADYFDPIEMMPKRAPERSLFDKALEELTEIPAEKEMTAMSEIGLNLFMGGQEGWCFYDMGGGLFPNAGRDKEHVIYALPRIIVIKTNKGNYVKLSIQSIYKNNPEDPNRSHKPGHISFKYTIQKNGTKKFTK, via the coding sequence ATGATACGTAAAGTTTTTTTAAAATTAATTATTGCCCAAGCGCTGATTTTGGGTTCGTGTTCTAGTGATGAAACAGAAGAAAAAATAATAGAAACACCAAAAGGGCAAGTGGAAACCTATACGGTAACCAATCTGTTAAGCAATTCCGGATCTGATTCTTATACCGATATTGCAGATCCTATATATTATAATCTCGATGAAAATAAGGTTGTTGACAAAGCTTTAGTCCAAACGTCACAATGGGATATAGAATTGTCGGGAGCTTTTAATACCTCTATAAAAGCAAACAACAAGCTGGATAAGAAATCCTCAGGCTATCAGGGAGCAGGTACATCACAAATATTCTTGTACAAAAGCGCTAAGATCGAAGCAGACTACTTTGATCCAATTGAAATGATGCCCAAACGTGCACCGGAAAGAAGTTTATTTGACAAGGCATTGGAGGAATTAACAGAAATACCAGCCGAAAAAGAAATGACAGCAATGTCTGAAATCGGATTGAACCTGTTTATGGGAGGACAAGAAGGCTGGTGCTTTTACGACATGGGAGGTGGGTTGTTTCCGAACGCAGGTCGCGATAAGGAGCATGTTATTTATGCACTTCCAAGAATTATTGTGATAAAAACCAATAAAGGAAATTACGTAAAACTAAGTATACAAAGTATATATAAAAACAATCCTGAGGATCCGAACCGTAGCCATAAGCCGGGACATATCAGTTTTAAATATACAATTCAGAAAAACGGAACAAAAAAATTTACCAAATAA
- a CDS encoding ATP-grasp domain-containing protein yields the protein MKIAIVGYKKQEKFAQGVTNDEDAELIDFLVKKRLNVVPAIWNDENVDWTSFEVAVIKSPWDYHNHLSEFLNWLDEITKLNVKVLNPVEIIKWNSHKGYLKDIAKKGLPVIPAEYIEKGHVFSEHFFSLFNTDKLVVKPCVSAGAQNTLIVDQKNYDERLFEINELLKEQDYIVQPFVDEIKNGEWSFLFFNGKYSHSSLKTPKKGDFRVQHYHGGNISYPIPNAVHIEQAAAYVNSLPQHVLYARVDGVIRNNNFELMEIELIEPYLFLNADEKLLENYYQALIALIS from the coding sequence ATGAAAATTGCAATAGTAGGGTACAAAAAACAAGAAAAATTTGCTCAAGGGGTTACTAATGACGAGGATGCGGAATTAATTGATTTCTTAGTAAAAAAGAGGTTGAATGTAGTACCAGCCATATGGAATGATGAAAATGTTGATTGGACCAGTTTTGAAGTGGCGGTTATTAAATCACCTTGGGACTATCATAACCATTTGTCTGAATTTTTAAATTGGTTGGATGAAATTACCAAATTAAATGTAAAAGTGCTTAATCCGGTAGAAATTATCAAATGGAACAGTCATAAAGGCTATCTTAAGGATATAGCTAAGAAAGGACTTCCTGTAATTCCTGCCGAATATATAGAAAAGGGACATGTATTCAGCGAGCATTTTTTTAGTCTCTTTAATACCGATAAATTAGTTGTAAAACCTTGTGTAAGTGCAGGAGCACAAAATACACTAATAGTAGATCAAAAAAACTATGATGAGAGGTTATTTGAAATTAATGAACTCTTGAAAGAACAAGATTATATCGTACAACCGTTTGTTGATGAAATCAAAAATGGAGAATGGTCATTCCTTTTTTTTAATGGTAAATACAGTCATTCGTCACTAAAAACACCTAAAAAGGGAGATTTTAGAGTTCAACATTATCATGGTGGTAACATCAGTTATCCAATACCTAATGCAGTACATATAGAACAAGCAGCAGCATATGTGAATAGCCTCCCGCAGCATGTACTCTATGCAAGAGTGGACGGAGTTATAAGAAATAACAATTTCGAATTAATGGAAATAGAGTTAATAGAACCTTATCTGTTTCTTAATGCAGATGAAAAACTATTAGAAAATTATTATCAAGCTTTGATTGCTTTGATTTCATGA
- a CDS encoding CobW family GTP-binding protein has protein sequence MKDSKKINVYIISGFLGSGKTTLLNDLLRQFNAEKNVVIENEFGKINIDSTLINGSFDSVYELTNGCICCSMNNRLLETLARIVTRENRPDNLFIETTGIADAGEIAARFTSLFVAEEFCLKKIVTVVDAENILFYKDSNTEVQKQIVAADMVVINKYSLVETETLNEIKGFIQAINPYANISLSNEGSLERLNLEVENSRKTAIPSSVFNSESVHKIKTVLYETGDFFDIQKLKYEIFRNLYLYYHQIYRIKGYVMNSENKVFLVQTTGKTVIITSAEKQLISKSHLVFIGKQLELKTAERITKSAINE, from the coding sequence ATGAAAGATTCAAAAAAAATAAATGTTTACATAATTTCAGGGTTTTTAGGATCTGGAAAAACAACACTTCTCAATGATTTGCTAAGACAGTTTAATGCGGAAAAAAATGTAGTCATTGAAAATGAGTTTGGCAAAATTAATATTGATTCCACATTGATAAATGGCAGTTTCGACTCCGTTTATGAACTGACAAACGGCTGTATCTGCTGTTCGATGAACAACAGATTACTGGAAACTTTGGCAAGAATCGTGACTAGAGAAAACCGTCCGGATAACTTGTTTATTGAGACGACAGGAATTGCTGATGCAGGTGAAATTGCAGCAAGATTTACCTCTCTTTTTGTAGCGGAAGAATTCTGTTTAAAAAAGATCGTAACAGTAGTTGATGCTGAAAATATTCTTTTCTATAAAGATTCAAATACCGAGGTACAAAAGCAGATCGTTGCTGCTGATATGGTGGTCATTAATAAATACAGTCTTGTCGAAACGGAAACTCTAAATGAAATAAAGGGATTTATACAGGCTATAAATCCTTATGCCAATATCAGTTTATCCAATGAAGGTTCGCTGGAACGACTAAACTTAGAAGTAGAGAACAGTCGGAAAACAGCAATTCCTTCCAGTGTTTTTAACTCAGAGAGTGTTCACAAAATTAAAACAGTGCTTTATGAAACAGGTGATTTTTTTGATATTCAGAAATTGAAATATGAGATTTTCAGAAACCTGTATTTGTACTATCATCAGATTTACAGGATAAAAGGATATGTTATGAATTCAGAAAATAAAGTCTTTTTAGTACAGACAACTGGAAAGACAGTGATTATAACTTCAGCTGAAAAGCAGCTGATTTCAAAAAGCCACTTGGTCTTTATTGGAAAACAGTTAGAATTAAAAACCGCAGAGCGAATAACAAAAAGTGCAATTAATGAATGA
- a CDS encoding dCTP deaminase yields MILSGKEIVKRLGTDISIEPFDARQLNPNSYNLRLHEDLLVYNHSILDLKIENKTTPLTIPESGLLLEPNKLYLGRTVEYTKTHNYLPMLEGRRSIGRLGMFIHVTAGFGDVVFKGYWTLEIFVIQPLIIYPNVEICQIYYHAIDGDFERYTSEKYQKMMESGRAIYLRILKMKTSKRNSTSNINLKASMDRLLVEKLD; encoded by the coding sequence ATGATTTTAAGCGGAAAAGAAATAGTGAAAAGGCTCGGAACAGACATTTCGATTGAGCCATTTGACGCAAGGCAACTCAATCCTAATAGTTATAATTTGAGACTGCATGAAGATTTGCTGGTGTATAACCACAGTATTTTAGACCTGAAGATTGAAAACAAGACAACTCCGCTTACTATTCCTGAATCAGGGTTATTGTTAGAACCCAATAAGCTGTACCTGGGCAGAACGGTAGAGTATACAAAAACACATAATTATTTACCGATGCTGGAAGGACGAAGGAGTATTGGACGCCTTGGGATGTTTATCCATGTTACTGCAGGATTCGGAGATGTGGTATTTAAGGGCTATTGGACACTGGAAATTTTTGTAATTCAGCCCTTGATTATTTATCCCAACGTCGAGATTTGCCAAATTTATTACCACGCAATCGATGGTGATTTTGAAAGGTACACCAGCGAAAAATATCAAAAAATGATGGAATCCGGCCGAGCTATTTATTTAAGGATCTTGAAAATGAAAACAAGTAAAAGAAATTCGACCAGCAACATAAATCTGAAGGCATCAATGGATAGGCTGCTTGTAGAGAAATTAGATTAG
- the folE gene encoding GTP cyclohydrolase I FolE — MNNQEQADILGDNHIGTSAQTPLRSDAFARTDDQKIETISFHYQKIMEELGLDLADDSLSGTPYRVAKMYVKELFSGLDPKNKPKISVFDNKYQYSKMLIESDITFNSSCEHHFLPIIGKAHIGYISSGKVIGLSKMNRIVEYYGRRPQVQERMTMQIFNELKTVLQTDDVIVVVEAEHLCVSTRGVNDKSSKTTTLEYGGKFGGIRIREDFFKMI, encoded by the coding sequence ATGAATAATCAAGAACAAGCTGACATATTGGGCGATAACCATATCGGAACATCTGCACAAACGCCTTTGCGCAGTGATGCTTTCGCTAGAACTGACGACCAAAAAATAGAAACCATTTCTTTTCATTATCAAAAAATAATGGAGGAATTAGGTTTAGACCTCGCAGATGACAGCTTAAGCGGTACCCCGTACCGCGTGGCAAAGATGTACGTTAAAGAACTTTTCTCAGGACTGGATCCCAAAAACAAACCCAAAATCTCGGTTTTTGACAATAAATACCAGTACAGCAAAATGCTAATTGAAAGTGATATTACTTTTAATTCTTCCTGCGAGCATCATTTTTTACCCATAATTGGAAAGGCTCATATAGGTTATATTTCGTCGGGTAAAGTCATCGGATTATCAAAAATGAACAGGATTGTAGAATATTATGGTCGAAGGCCTCAGGTGCAGGAACGAATGACAATGCAGATTTTTAACGAATTGAAAACGGTCCTGCAGACAGATGATGTAATTGTGGTGGTTGAAGCAGAGCATCTGTGTGTTTCTACCCGTGGAGTGAACGACAAATCCAGTAAAACCACTACGCTGGAATATGGGGGGAAGTTTGGTGGTATCCGCATTCGAGAAGACTTTTTTAAAATGATTTAG
- a CDS encoding Fur family transcriptional regulator has protein sequence MIQKAKAILKENGLKITQNRIDVLAVFLGSEKAFSLSDLEKLFHYSHERSSIFRNLKAYAEKGILDKFCNASGTAVYTLNLHKPDCDGRSHFKCKDCETVVSLPNLPVEYLLVLGKNRMESMNLFIEGTCENCQNKILKTL, from the coding sequence ATGATACAAAAGGCTAAAGCAATTCTAAAAGAAAATGGACTCAAAATAACCCAAAACAGAATAGATGTTTTGGCTGTTTTTCTGGGTTCTGAAAAGGCTTTTTCGTTGTCAGATCTGGAAAAATTATTCCATTACAGTCACGAGCGGTCCAGTATTTTCAGAAACCTGAAAGCTTATGCAGAGAAAGGGATTTTGGATAAATTCTGTAATGCATCCGGCACGGCAGTTTATACCTTAAACCTTCATAAACCTGATTGTGACGGCAGATCTCATTTTAAATGCAAAGATTGTGAGACTGTGGTTTCACTACCCAATTTACCTGTAGAATATCTTTTAGTATTGGGTAAGAATAGAATGGAAAGCATGAATTTATTTATAGAAGGAACTTGTGAAAATTGTCAAAATAAAATCCTGAAAACATTATGA